In Macrobrachium rosenbergii isolate ZJJX-2024 chromosome 6, ASM4041242v1, whole genome shotgun sequence, a genomic segment contains:
- the LOC136839442 gene encoding dual specificity protein phosphatase 18-like, with product MPENLSKPDVVRLTPGPEKEKSFNVGAECNCLVEESPQAADKPRNRPGGRTNQVSAIESWLYLSGARAVKPSRLKELGITCVVDCTIELPNLPLDGIELVKVLVSDSPSSALNDHFDTVADKIEEVRSRRGRVLVHCIAGVSRSPALVLAYLIKHRGMSLRQAFLHVRSVRPNVRPNAGFFSQLIEFERRARGSPSVTLVHDAALGLTIPDVCEDELKILKDTRWARLIHERRNFERLYA from the exons ATGCCTGAAAATTTGTCGAAGCCAGATGTGGTCCGACTCACCCCAGGACCTGAGAAGGAAAAGTCGTTCAAT GTGGGAGCAGAATGCAACTGTCTAGTAGAGGAATCACCCCAAGCTGCTGATAAACCCAGAAACCGACCAGGCGGACGTACTAACCAGGTCTCGGCTATTGAGAGTTGGTTGTATCTTTCGGGAGCAAGAGCTGTCAAGCCATCAAGACTGAAAGAACTGGGCATCACCTGCGTCGTCGACTGCACTATCGAGCTGCCTAACTTGCCTTTGGACGGCATCGAGCTGGTGAAGGTCTTAGTATCTGACTCCCCGAGCTCAGCCCTGAATGACCACTTCGACACCGTCGCTGATAAAATCGAGGAGGTCAGAAGTCGCAGGGGGCGAGTCTTGGTCCACTGCATCGCTGGGGTGAGTCGCTCCCCTGCTCTGGTGCTGGCATACCTCATCAAGCACCGAGGCATGAGTCTTCGACAGGCATTCCTCCACGTCAGGAGTGTCAGGCCCAACGTGCGACCTAACGCGGGATTCTTCTCGCAGCTCATCGAGTTCGAGAGACGCGCCAGAGGGAGCCCGAGCGTGACCCTCGTGCACGACGCCGCCCTTGGTCTCACCATTCCGGACGTGTGCGAAGACGAACTGAAAATCCTGAAGGACACGAGGTGGGCGAGACTCATTCACGAAAGAAGGAACTTCGAGAGACTCTATGCCTGA